The nucleotide sequence ACACGGCGGAGCCCTTCCACGTGGCCTCAGCTATATAAATGCCGTGGGGCCAGCATCACTGGAGCCATAGCCCCCACCGTCACCAAACACAGACAGACCGTGCCGTGAAGATGCGCCTGCTACTGCTGGCTGTGGTGCTCGTCCACGGGCTCCAGGCTCAAGAGAAGCAGCAGCCGGACGTGTCGAAGGTGAGACGGGGAAGGGCCCGGACCAGGGCCCCGGGTGCCCCCAGGGACGGGGCTGGAAGGAACTGACTCCAGGCAGCTTCGTGGTGGACGGAGGGTGGGCCAGGCCCCCGGCCCAGTGGAGGCATCACCGAGTCCCAGTGAGACCCAGGCGGGGTGTGCCTTCCCGGAGCAGGAACCCTGGGAGGGAACCCGCACAGGTCGGTGCTCAGGAGGCGGGCCGGGCGGTCCCTGCGGACCCCTGGTCAGCCCCGCCAGGTGCCGATAGCACCAGCGCCCACACCAGACCACGGGCAGCCCGTGGGCACCATTGCACCAGAGCCGCCTTAACACAACTCGTAAACGGGCCGTCGGGGGATTCCAAGGGCGGCTTTGGGGCTTGGGGGCCTGCTGTGGAAGTCACCCTCAGTTCAGACCGAAAGGGATTTCGGGGCGCACCATGTGCTTTAGCCCGGGAACCCACCAGCTCAGCCAGCACCTCGGGGCTCTCCTGGGTGTGATCTGGGCAGGCTGTTGGGCCAGGGGGGGTCCAGGGGTCCAACCCCCTCACCTGGCCTGTCTCATGGCCGGCAGCTCTCGGGGACCTGGTACacctcctccttggcctccaaCAACTCTGCCCTGATTGCACCCGGCGGGCCCTTCAGGGTTTTCCTGAACTCCATGGATGTGGACGACAGCAGCCTGACCGGGCACATCCTGGTGCCGTGAGTCCGGGGCAGGGTGGACGCTTGGGTGGGTGCAGGAGCTGGGTGGGCTTGGCTGGCCCGGGGGCAAGGACAGGGACACTGCTGTGCTGTGTCCAGTCTGATCCAACCTTCTCACCTGCCGTGTGACTGCCTACCTCCCTCCCCATGGACAGCCATGCCTGTCCACACGCACCGCCACGCCTGCCCCAGGGCTCCCTGGCGTTGCGGCATTGTGTGGGGAGCCTAAGGGCTCTGTGTATGCAGGGGGAAGGGGCcgtccctgccacctccctgctgtTCCCTCGGCTGCTGCTGGCAGCTCAGTTCCCGGCTACCAGGGGAAGCCGGagccgggagggaggcagacgtgGCCGGAGCAAGGGGAACCCAGGAAGCCGAGGGACTGATGTTTGCCACGCAGGCACGGGAGGGAGTGCCTGGTGCCTCTGATTTAAAATGGGAGGACAGAGGACGAGTGCCCCCTGTGCCCCCAGGACAGACAGCCAGTGCTACGGGAGCTCCCTTGTCGCGTTGAAGACTGATGCCGAGTGGTTCTACTTGGAGTGTGAGTGCTCACGTGGGCAGTGCCGGCTGTCCCGTGCGGCCCCAGCGCGGTGCCATCCCCAGGGGTCTTGGCTGTAGAGCCAACCGCACACCTGCGAGTCCCTGTCAGTGGCTCAGGCCCCCTGGGCGCTGGCAGCCACTCTCAGGGTAGAGCTGTTTTTTCGTCACCCTTGCTATGGTCCCCTGGGGCCCAGCTCTGTGCCCGTGCAGAGGACAGCGGGGGCTCGGCCGTGGACGCGGCCTGTGGGACCCCAAGCCCCGTGTCAGCCCTGATGTTCTCCGTAGTCTGGGGACGAAACAAGCTCTACATAGCGGATGTGGTGGCCGACAAGTTCTTGGTTCTGTACGTGATCAACGAGCAGGAGGGTGTGACCAGCCTGGTGGCCGGTCTGTTCGGTGAGTGCAGACCCCAGCCCACGACCACAGCCCtccaggagggagcagggccctGCCGTCCACCCACAGTGGCGCCTGGTGTGGGCTGTCCTGGTCCCCTCCTGGTCCCGGAGAGCACagagcccccaccccctggcaccCCACACCTCCATACCCTACCCCggcaccccagcccctgcctgagGCCCTGTCTGAGGTGTGTCCTGGGAAGAGAACTGCCGCCCTGGGCCCGCTGCCCTGCCACGGCCGTCCCGTGGCAGCAGGGAGACCGAAGCGCCTGTGTCCTGCCCCCAGCGCGGAGCCCCGTGGCAGAGCAGGAGTCCCTGGACAGGTTTGAGAGCATCTGTGAGGACCTGGGCCTGGGCAAGGAGCAGATCGTGTTCCTGGAGGACACCGGTTAGTCCTGCGCTGCCCCGTCCCCGCTCAGTTTCTCTCTGCTCCGGTGTCCGCCcggggggccggggcgggggccaGGCCCGAGGCTGATGGCCGCTCTGCCCCTCAGATCGCTGCCAGGAGTTCCGAGCCTAGGGCCATCGGCACCTGCAACAGGTGGGTGGCACCCCGGAGCTGGGTTCCTGCCAGCACACGCTGGGCACATGGCAGGCACACGCCACGTACACCGGGGTCTGAGGCCCATACTCCCGGCCCCTCGCTACCCTGAGGAGCCCGGGCTCCCACTGAGTGGGAAGGGGGCTCCacaccctcctgtcccctccctgtgtGTCCCTTCCACAATtccagccctggggacagtgaGCCAAGGAGCCGGGTCTGGGTCACCTGGGGCTCGGAGGGGGAGGTCGGGGGTCAGAGGTCAGCCCTTTGCTTGGCTCCACCACCCATGCTCTCCAAACCCTCCAGAAATTCCGCCGAGAACGCCCCACCGTGCCCCTGCTGTGCGGTCCCTCCTGCCGCCTCGCCTGGGCCCCGTGTGCCCCTAGCGGGGTCTCTGCCCCTCCACGCTCTTCCCCTAGGCTGTGGTCCCTCCTTGCTCAATAAACGATTTTCCATCACAAGATGACTCTGTCCTCCCTGAGCTGGCCGGGGCCGGGCCCTCCCTGCACCCGGGCAGGAGATGCGTCTCAGCGGCCAGGCCCGAGTCCACCAGGAAGCTGTGCTGGGGGAGTGGGCTCCGCAGGCAGAGGAGTAGGCAGGTGCGGGAATGGACACGGGCCACCGCAGGCCACACTCGGGCCGCCCGTTCCTGTGTGATGCGATGCACCCCAAACCCCTCACACCTCCTGGGCTGAGCCGGGCACCGTGCCAGCTCCGGGCTGAGGGCTCCAAGCACCCAGCTgaagcccctgccctgcaccctctGGGCTGAGTGGACTCCACTGCCCACAGCCTGCAGTGTGTGACAACGCTCACTGCATGGAGCCTCCCCGCCAAAGTGCCATCCTCCCACGGCAGGGGCTTGTTCTGAAGTGACTCCCAGGAATGGATGGAATGTTCCAGCTTGGGGGGGTGGGCTGCGCATAGGCACAAGGCTGCAGCCCAGTGGGGCTGTGCCCACATGGGGATTGTGTTCTCTCTATGGGGGACAGAGACTGCTCTGGTCTCTGACACACAGATCTGGAGGACTTGAGCCTGTCTCCAGGAGGGGAGGATGAGCCTGGCAGCCCTGGGTGGAGACCGTGCCCACCTCTGCACGGCTGAGGCAGGCGGGCAGCTGGCAGGGTTGGCCCCCCAGGccttgggggcaggggtggtCCAGACACTGGGGCCAGGTGGCCTCTGCTCTGGGTCCCAGGGAGCGCAGCAGAGGCCAGCCCTTCCCTAGGCCACCAGGCCAGGGGAGGACACGCGGTCCTGAAACTACCCCACGTGGTGCAAGGCCCAGCCCCGCTGCTCTGCGGGACGTGCAGAAGAGCCGCCCGGGCAGCGCGGTCCAAGCCTCTgagggcagcagggcaggtgaTTGGGCTCCCACGGCGCTGGCAGCCACCAGAGCAGGACCAGGCAGCTGCCTGCGCTCCACGGAGGTGGTGTGAGCGATCTGCCTGTGAATCGGATTAATCACACAAGAGCCACACAAGCTTTGCTTCCTCCGGAAAAACGCTTTTCCTCTTTAATAATCCACCTCCGCCAGTCCCGGCCTGCCAGCCTCTCTGAAATTAGAGCACAGCTGCACCCACTGGAAATAGGACAGGCGCACAGGCCGCCCCGAAACGCGCCCGCCGGGTCCTAGCAGGCAAAGAAGTCAGGGAAGATGCCGTCCTCCTCTTCCCGCAGGGCCAGGCCCGAGCAGGTGAAGTCCGAGCCCCACGGCTCCAGGGAGCTGTCCTGGAGCTCCTGGCAGCCCAGCTCGGGGTCCTCCGGGAGGCCCGGCTCTGCCCCATCCGGCGAGCTGCTCCTGGGTGTGGCCCAGGCGGAGGCCCCActtcctctgccctccagggACCCTGGAAGCAGACAAGCACATCAGAGGGGGCTCCAGGGCGCTGGGGCAGGTAGGTGGGACCAGAGAGAACCAGGCTCCGACCTCTGCCTGTCTGCCCTGCCCATTCCGGAGGCTCTGCACACCTGTGAGAGGGGGACACGCACTCTGCCTCGTCCCCCCGGCACAGAGCCGGTGACCAGGAGGGCAGATCACACCTGGCTGCCCTGCTCCAGGCCCAGGACACTCGCAGGGTCAGAACCAGGAAGGTGCCCCCAACACTAAAACCCGGGGAAGAAGGATTCTGGACACATCGCACAATCAGATGCCTTTGCAGCCAAGGCGGGCTGGCCCGGCTCTCGCCAGCACGAGAACACGGGGTCCCACACGCCACCAGCCCCACGAgttgcacacacacgcacacatcaCATACACATGCGCATTCACGCAGGCCCAGGCTCACACACACCCGCTCACACGTGACCTGCCCCTCCTGCCAGTCATCCTGACAACCAGGCACCACGGAGGAAACGGGGGCTCAGATGCAGACTCCGGGACCTGGTCCCCTGCAGGCCCGTGTCAGGTGCTGGTGCTAGAGAAGGTGGCCCCAGCCGCAGCCCCACTCACCTGGCCACCAGTCGGGACTGGCAGTCAGCAGGAAGGACATCTTGTCCTCCCCGTCGGATCCCGACACAGACCTGAGGGCGAGAAGACCCCCAAGTAGGCTCAGGCCCTCGAAGGCAGACACTCGGGCCCCGAGTCCTCAAAGACGGCTTCTCAGTCAACGGGGACCAGGCGCTGCCCACCCGCCCGGCGGGAGAAGCCGCTGCCCGTCCTGCCCAGGCTGCCAGCACCACCTGCCTCTCTCCAGCCGCgccccccttcccctgcccacgCCCAGCTGGCTGCTGGGCAAACACAACTCATCTCACCACCAGCCAAAACAAGACCATTAGGAAGACAAAAGCATTTTCAGAAATGACACGGAGCACGTGGCGGCCGGCCCGGCCGagaccccagcccacctcccgcAGATGCCCGTTCCCACCCGGTGCTGGGGGGCCGAGGCAGAAAGGAGGCGtgacagcacacacacacacctgggtaCCCACCTGGCGTCTGGTGCAGGCACCAGGGCCTCCTCGGCCGGCCCTGCCAGAGGGGTGGCAGCCCTGGCCAGGGGCCCAGCGTGGCCCAGCCAGCCAGGGGCCTCCTCGCTCATCACGGGGGACGTCAACTGCCGCGAGCGAGGCCAGGGTGACAGTGGCCGTGGGACCTCAGCCAGGCCTGCGGGCGGGGGCGCCAGGCTGGAGGGCTCTGTGAGAGTCAAAGTGGGTCAGCGCTGCCCGCCCAGCCCCACAGGCTACCCTGAAGACCCCACAGGCCCAAGCCCAGTCCCCTCACGCCAACTAAGTGTCTGCCCAGTCACCTGTGCCCGCAGGGGATGTGTGGAGGGGAGCTCGAAGCGGGTGGCAGACAGGCACCCAGGGGGAGGGCAACCCCCCAGAGCTAAGGTGCCCAGCACCTGCAGTCAGGGGGCTTCCTGGAGACGGTGCCAACTCCGCCTCAGGTCAACTGTGTGGGGCTCAGACCTGGGGCCCCTCCTGGTGCTGCTTCCCTaacccaggctctgccctccaacctgctccctgcccccaaccTCTGCACCCCCGTGCCCTGGAGACCCCGGGTCTGGCACCAGCCCCGCCATGGTGGGCACATGGGCCACCAAAGAGGGACCTGAGCCCGGCTGTGGGCACCGCGGAACCAGAGGCCCCGCCCTGCCGGGAGGGAACAGCCAGGCAGCTGCAGGCCGGAGACTCCCCCAGGTATGAGCAGAGCAGATGGGGTGCCCTGGGGAAGACGGATCTGAAATCTGAAACCAGCCAGGACTGGGGAAACAAGTCCACCAGGGCCGCTGGCTGCTGGAGGGAGCCACACACAGGAGCCGAGGCGGGATGACCAAGAGCAGGACAGAATCAAGTCCCCTGTGTTCTCATACTTCCAGAGAAGCCCAGGGGGCCCTGCCTCCAGGGAGCAGAGGCAGCCAGGACGTGGGCCCGCTGGACTCCACTCCCGGAGCAGAGAAAGGCCCCGGGGGTGGGCAGGATGCAGGGGACAGACCAAAGGCAGACCGGCAGGGACACTAGGCACCCCAGCCTgcctccttcccaccttccctcctgTAAGCCTGTCACGTCCGCCCCCACCCAAACACACATCCTTTACAGGAAAACCAAGTTTGGCTCGAGGTCCCTGCAAGGTCAGCCCCGACAAGCAGGTTTTTCAAACACGAGACTGACGTGAACCTGTTTAGACCCCATTGTTCTCAGGGTCAGAACGAGGTCTGGCCCGAGCCGGCCGGGCCCCCAGGCCAaggacaccacacccagctgtgcTCAAACGTGCACTTACCAGGGATCCGGGACGGCCTGCCCAGTGCCTCGGACGACCCCGCCGGAGCCTTGCTCTCAGCCACATCCAGGGCTGCACAGCGCGGGAGGTCCCCCTGCCTGAACATAGACACACAGCAGGGACTCTGAGCCCCACAGGCTGGACAGAGACCTGAACCCAAACCCAAACATGTTCTAAAACCACGCGTGTTCTTTACAGAACACGCTGAtgggggccctggggctgcctccACCTTCCCAGCCTAGGGGCACAGAGCCCCCACCGTGCCAGGACACCTCGGAAACCACCGTGCCTCTACTCCGGGCCAGCTCAGCCCACCAGCTTCCCCATAGAGGCTCTCTGCCCGTGCCCACCgaaccccgccccgccccccaacTCCAGAACGTTCCACAGCTAATTAGCTGCTGGCCCCGGTCCCCAGGGGGTAAAACAGGCATGTTTAACACAAGAGGCAGACAATCCTCCAGCCCAGTCACCTGCCATTCTAAAAACGACCAAACCGTCTTAACTTCAGGAAACTCCATTCCTGAAGCCCAGGTGGGATACAGGGGTCTCACCCGGGGACGGGTATAGCGCCACTCAACGACCCCAAAGGAGAGACTATCAGGCACCTCCCGCTCCCAGGCCAGGCCAGTCCTTCACACCTGCCAACCGAGTTGGCCATGCTGGAGCCACTCACAAGCCCACCGCACGCCCAGCCCTCCTGGGCCCGCAGGGTGCTGGCGCCACCGCCGGGCCCGTGGCAAGTTACTGGCTGTGGAGACCCAGCCAGGCCTCCAGGCCTCCCCCACTCTAGGACATGCTGGGGGAGGTGTGTCTGCCACCCCTGGGGgtcccagggccctgcagggtgTGCCACGGGGGACACTAACACAGTCACGACGGACGCTTCTGTCCCCAGGCCTGGTGTGCCTGCCGGGACCTGACACGACAGGGCCAGCTGCAAGACGTTCTTCTGCAACGAGTGCCACGTCTCTTTGGAAGGAGCAAAAACCTGGAATTTAAACAGACATGTGAAACGGTGACAAAGTGGCCACCGTCAACCAGGAATCCCAGCGGAAAGGCAGGCTGTGGCCAGACCCCAGACCCAGATGTTCGGCACAGGCTCGGTCCCCTGCTGAGGATGGGGGCAGGGTGACAGCCAAGGCTGAAAACACCAGAGGGCTGGCTCCCTCTTCCAGGGGGCAGGCCACGCCCACCCAGGGGCCTTTCGGCAAAGGCTGGGACCCCAGGAAAGTAAGACAGCCCCACTGCCCAGGCCGGCCCTCAGCACCAGCACCTGCCTGCTCTGCCAGACCCACGCGGGATGGAGAGAGGGGACAGAAGCCTCTCTCAAGGGCCGGGTGCAGGGACATAATCTGAGTAGTGTTCAGCAGAGGGACCATGGGGACCCCGACTCTCCCCAAAGGCGGCATCAAGCTTTGGGGCCAGTTACTGAGGGGTGTGAGGAGGGAGGCAAGGCCCGGCCCCGCCCAGCAGAAGAACAGCAGCAGGTGGGGTGTGAACCAATCCGAGCCAGCCCTCGCCGTGGGGGCGGTGGCAGGGGTCACGCTGCCTCCAGGGTGGTGAGATGTCCCATCACGGGCTACTCTGCGGAGGACTCACCAGGTCCGTGCGCTCACAACTCTCGGCGTGCGGCTCCTGGCCAGGCACCAGCGTGCGTGCGAGCCGGATGAACTGCACGGCCGTCTCCAACACCGAGGCCATGTCCTCCCGCCGGCCGTGGAACCGCGGCAGCAGGGCCCGCAGGCGCTCACAGCTCAGGGAGATCCGCTTCCTGCTCCCAGGCAAACGACAAATGCTGTGAGCACCCGGGGCCTGCGCCAGGAGAAAGGCCGGTGGCAGCGCTGCAACCCGCCACGGAGCCACCCTGGGGCTTCCGAGGCAGAGGAACAGGAGGCACTGCCAGGCAGCTCTCCACCTGGTGTGCGCCCTCTGACCTCATCAGGCACAGACCGGGCCTGGCCCCGACCACAGGCTGTCCAGATGTGTGCAGTCGTCCCCCCAGGCCCAAACCACCCCTGCTTTGTGACGTGTGGAAAAAAGGGGGGGATCGCAGGCACAGTCAGGGGTCTAGAGGGTCCCAAATCCACAACTTCGGGAACCGAGGGCTTTAGGCCAAAGCAGCTACGTGGCGGCCACGTGGTGGTCCTTGCTTAGATGGGGACACACCTCACAGGCTGTCCCAACACCCACTCCTGGTCAGAACCACAAGCTAACCCCCACCCCCTTAAAAGCCTCCGACCCCTGGGGCCCGCCACTCACCGGCGCTCCCTCTCGCTCAGCACGTTCCGCGGGAGGCGGGGGCTGGGACCCTCGGCCACCGGAGGGGCTGTGGCAGGGCCCGAGCCCGGGGCGAGGTCCTCACCGCAGGACAGGGCTTCCGAGGAAGAGGCGCTGCCGAGAATAAGGGAGCCGGGCTGAAAACCGGGGAACGCCAGGAGCCTGGGAGCGGGTGCGGGCGTCTCCGCGGGCCCGGGGTGAGGCCAGGGTCTCCCGGGCATGCGCTGACTCCGGCGCCCCGTCCCGCCAGGGCTGGGGTCGGGGCCCTCTGCCTAGGTGGGCCGCGCGGGGAAGACCCTCGGACCGACGCCCGCTGCCGCCACCCCCGATCCTCACCTGCATCCCCCCGGGCTGAGGACTCGGGGGACCCCAGCGTCTGGCTCAGGGGCCTGGGACGCCATGCGCGCGTCGCTGCCGGAGGGAGCCCCGAGGCCGGACGCCCCCCGCCGCTCTCGCCCGCTCCCGCTCGCGGCTCCGCTCCCACCCAATcagccccggccccgcccacGCCGAGCCCGCCCCCACGCGTGCGCCGGCCCCGCCCACGCCCCACGTGGCTGGCAGCCCCAGGTTCTTCCCCCAGAGAAGTTGCCAGAAGTGGGGGAGGTGCGCCACCTCCAAGCTCCAGGCGGGCACTCTGTCGGCGCCCTGCCCTTTCCGGTCCGCGCGCTCCTACCCAGGCGCGGGGTCTGCCCAGCTGCCGCCCTCCGGTGCCCTGAGCGAAGTGGGGACGCGGGCCCCGCCCGGAGGACCTCCCCACCTAGTCTGGGAACTGTGTGGCCGGGATCCCTCTTCCCCAAATCTCGTTCTCGTGCGCAGCGCTCCGCCTAAGTGCAGGGCCGCCACCCGCCCTACTGGGTCGCCGGCACCCTCTGGTCCTGGCACCCGGGGGGCCGCCTGACCCGAGCTCCCGTACCCTGGGCCTGTGCCCGTCCCGCCTCCGGCAGGTCGGGACAGGTTAGGTCCAAATGTGCAGTGGTCCGTGCAGTGCGTGCCAGCCGGCTGGTCTCTGTTCACCTCCCAGCTGAATATGGCTTGCAGAAGTCACTGGATAAACTTCTGTGGGACGAATACGCAGGGAAAGGGCAGGTGGAGACGTCCTCTCCCAAGGAGGTGGCTCCGAGGGCAAGCTGAGGACCGGGAGGAGAGCAGCGTGAGAAGGGGGGGTGGTGCCCCTGCTGGGGACGGGAGCCGGAGGACCTCCCGTGGAGGAGGACAGCTCCATTCCTGGGAGGAGCAGCAAGAGGGGGTCTGCCCAGGGTGCCCGTCTCCAGCGGAGGAGGCGGGGCAGCACCCAGGCTGAGGGGCGGGTGACACGAGGTGTCTGCTCCCTGCTGCTCAGCCCAGGCCGGCTGAGGTCAGACGTTAAGGACCTCGCAGGAGGGGCGGTGCGTGGAAGCCTGGGGGTGTCGCCGGGATGAGGGAGGGGTCGGCAGGAAGTGGGGGCCAGGCCGTCTCCCCTCCCTGCGCCtggctggggatggggggggcTGGTGTGCTGGGCTCGGCCCTGTGGCAGAGTGGGGCCAAGTTGTGGTCTCTCTAAAGCCCTCCAAAACGTTACCAAGCGTGTGAGACTCTTTCCTGCTGACAACGCTTGTAATTACCGCTAATCTGTCACAGGTGCGGGTGGGCACGCTCCACACGGCCGGCCGTctctcagccccaggcaggaggggccTCCCAGGAGCACGTGTGAGGGGCCAGGCGGAAAGGCTATGCGATCGGGGACCCGTGGGGGAAAAGCCCGCAAGATGCAGGACTGCCTATGAGCTGCGCGGGGGCACAGGCTGCGCCTCTTCTGGGGACGTGAGAGTGTCCTTGACCTCTGCCATGTCCCCCCACCAAAAACATCTGTCTTCGCTCTGTTGTCTGCTGGAGGCAAACAGGCAAGTGATCTCAggagagatggggggtggggggcaagcgCTGTGAAGTACACTCCTCTCGCCCTCCAGACTGGGCTCATAACAGTCTCAGCCCGCAgtgggaggctgggtggggaccCGAGGCCCTG is from Lemur catta isolate mLemCat1 chromosome 10, mLemCat1.pri, whole genome shotgun sequence and encodes:
- the LOC123645617 gene encoding minor allergen Can f 2-like, coding for MPWGQHHWSHSPHRHQTQTDRAVKMRLLLLAVVLVHGLQAQEKQQPDVSKLSGTWYTSSLASNNSALIAPGGPFRVFLNSMDVDDSSLTGHILVPTDSQCYGSSLVALKTDAEWFYLEFWGRNKLYIADVVADKFLVLYVINEQEGVTSLVAGLFARSPVAEQESLDRFESICEDLGLGKEQIVFLEDTDRCQEFRA
- the SOHLH1 gene encoding spermatogenesis- and oogenesis-specific basic helix-loop-helix-containing protein 1; translation: MASQAPEPDAGVPRVLSPGGCSASSSEALSCGEDLAPGSGPATAPPVAEGPSPRLPRNVLSERERRKRISLSCERLRALLPRFHGRREDMASVLETAVQFIRLARTLVPGQEPHAESCERTDLVFAPSKETWHSLQKNVLQLALSCQVPAGTPGLGTEASVVTVLVSPVAHPAGPWDPQGWQTHLPQHVLEWGRPGGLAGSPQPVTCHGPGGGASTLRAQEGWACGGLVSGSSMANSVGRQGDLPRCAALDVAESKAPAGSSEALGRPSRIPEPSSLAPPPAGLAEVPRPLSPWPRSRQLTSPVMSEEAPGWLGHAGPLARAATPLAGPAEEALVPAPDASQLGVGRGRGARLERGLGARVSAFEGLSLLGGLLALRSVSGSDGEDKMSFLLTASPDWWPGSLEGRGSGASAWATPRSSSPDGAEPGLPEDPELGCQELQDSSLEPWGSDFTCSGLALREEEDGIFPDFFAC